From one Amaranthus tricolor cultivar Red isolate AtriRed21 chromosome 17, ASM2621246v1, whole genome shotgun sequence genomic stretch:
- the LOC130804285 gene encoding chorismate mutase 1, chloroplastic-like, producing the protein MAAKLMTPSPQPHVGTNPTKSWNTFYFWNNRRSSFSHCQGSSSMKGFQPLQVSVTTSGLEPKTRIDESESLTLDGIRQSLIRQEDSIIFSLLERSQFCYNAETYNPDAFPLHGFQGSLIEYMLKETEKLHAQVGRYASPDEHPFFPDSLPETLLPPLQYPQVLHPFADSINKNRQIWDMYFKDLLPRLVKDGNDGNCGSSAVCDTMCLQALSKRIHYGKYVAEAKFRASPDIYAAAITAQDKERLMTLLTYEAVENTVQRRVEMKAKIFGLEVPVNPDAADEESKAAYKINPSVIADLYGDWIMPLTKKVQVEYLLRRLD; encoded by the exons ATGGCTGCTAAACTCATGACTCCTTCCCCTCAACCTCATGTTGGGACTAACCCCACAAAATCATGGAATACCTTCTATTTTTGGAATAATCGCAGGAGCAGCTTTAGCCATTGCCAGGGAAGTTCTTCAATGAAGGGTTTTCAGCCTCTTCAAGTTTCCGTTACTACGTCTGG TCTCGAACCCAAGACACGAATTGATGAGAGTGAAAGCTTGACTCTGGATGGCATTCGACAATCCCTTATTCGGCAAGAAGACAGTATAATATTCAGTCTTCTAGAGAGATCACAGTTTTGTTATAATGCAGAAACGTATAACCCAGATGCATTCCCTTTACATGGCTTTCAAGGTTCATTGATTGAATATATGCTCAAGGAAACTGAAAAGCTTCACGCTCAG GTGGGAAGATATGCGAGCCCTGATGAACACCCTTTTTTTCCAGACAGTTTACCTGAGACCTTATTACCACCGTTGCAATATCCTCAg GTTCTCCACCCTTTTGCTGattcaattaataaaaacagACAAATTTGGGATATGTATTTTAAAGACCTTCTTCCGAGACTTGTCAAGGATGGGAACGATGGCAACTGTGGGTCTTCTGCTGTCTGCGACACAATGTGCTTACAG GCACTGTCTAAAAGAATACATTATGGCAAGTATGTGGCAGAGGCAAAGTTTCGCGCGTCACCTGATATTTATGCTGCTGCGATTACTGCACAA GACAAGGAGCGACTGATGACTTTATTGACATACGAGGCAGTGGAAAATACCGTTCAGAGAAGAGTTGAAATGAAAGCTAAAATATTTGGACTCGAGGTGCCTGTCAACCCTGATGCTGCTGATGAGGAGTCTAAGGCTGCTTATAAAATCAACCCTAGCGTGATAGCCGATTTATATGGGGACTGGATTATGCCTTTAACAAAGAAGGTTCAAGTTGAGTACTTATTGAGAAGGTTGGATTGA